A window from Balaenoptera musculus isolate JJ_BM4_2016_0621 chromosome 8, mBalMus1.pri.v3, whole genome shotgun sequence encodes these proteins:
- the LSP1 gene encoding lymphocyte-specific protein 1 isoform X1, which produces MQGLVPSLGFPQACLTLGPPHHQEARGRPETTRALGPPPTRGHLPDHLSRSLLLATQWSVEEEEDGARGRRQQERGWQLPAQDEDEGGQSLVQLEQEKLLSPKPSEAPELDEDEGFGDWSQKPEQRRQHWGAGETTDGGAPPRGASPEGEQEEDRPLQYTFGSQGGDELTPAGVCLEELHLSPDSEPQEGPGTEDTEPKGPEGPAQGSPGLAETKEADEQHQRCQQRRAPSPLVLEETEPGSPPLSPSTKLSDRTESLNRSIQKSNSVKRSQPALPVSTIDERLEQYTQAIETSGRTPKLARQPSIELPSMAVASTKSRWETGEVQAQSSAKSPSCKDIVAGDMSKRSLWEQKGGPKASAALKSTPSAKRYKFVATGHGKYEKVLVDEGSAP; this is translated from the exons ATGCAGGGTCTGGTCCCATCCTTGGGGTTTCCCCAAGCCTGTCTGACACTGGGGCCCCCACATCACCAGGAGGCACGTGGACGTCCAGAGACCACCAGAGCCCTGGGTCCTCCTCCAACCCGGGGACACCTTCCCGACCACCTCTCAAGATCTCTGCt GCTCGCCACTCAGTGGAgcgtggaagaggaggaggatggcgCCCGGGGGCGGCGCCAGCAGGAGAGGGGCTGGCAGCTTCCGGCCCAGGATGAGGACGAAGGAGGCCAGTCCCTGGTGCAGCTGGAGCAGGAGAAGCT CCTCAGCCCGAAGCCCTCGGAGGCCCCTGAACTGGACGAGGATGAGGGTTTCGGCGACTGGTCCCAGAAGCCAGAGCAGCGGCGGCAGCATTGGGGGGCTGGGGAGACCACGGACGGTGGGGCCCCCCCTCGGGGTGCGAGCCCggagggggagcaggaggaggacaG GCCCCTCCAGTACACCTTTGGGAGCCAGGGTGGCGACGAGCTGACCCCAGCTGGGGTCTGTCTGGAGGAGCTGCATCTGAGCCCTGACTCAGAGCCCCAGGAGGGGCCAGGAACAGAGGACACAGAGCCCAAAGGCCCCGAGGGACCCGCCCAGGGCAGCCCAGGGCTGGCAGAGACCAAGGAGGCAGATGAACAG CACCAGAGATGCCAGCAGCGCAGGGCACCCAGCCCCTTGGTCTTGGAGGAGACGGAACCGGGCTCGCCTCCCCTGAGCCCCAGCACCAAA CTCAGCGACAGAACCGAGTCCCTGAACCGCTCCATTCAGAAGAG taACAGTGTGAAGAGGTCCCAGCCAGCCCTGCCCGTCTCCACGATTGACGAGCGGCTGGAGCAGTACACCCAGGCCATCGAG ACCTCTGGCCGGACCCCGAAGCTAGCCCGCCAGCCATCCATCGAGCTGCCCAGCATGGCCGTGGCAAGCACCAAGAGCCGCTGGGAGACGGGAGAGGTGCAGGCTCAGTCCTCCGCCAAGTCCCCTTCCTGCAAG GATATTGTAGCTGGAGACATGAGTAAGAGGAGCCTCTGGGAGCAGAAGGGAGGCCCCAAGGCTTCGGCGGCGCTTAAG AGCACCCCGTCTGCGAAGAGGTACAAGTTTGTGGCCACTGGACACGGGAAGTACGAGAAAGTGCTCGTGGACGAGGGCTCAGCGCCCTAG
- the LSP1 gene encoding lymphocyte-specific protein 1 isoform X2: protein MAAAPSHPGSEEHQELLVEEGTGLATQWSVEEEEDGARGRRQQERGWQLPAQDEDEGGQSLVQLEQEKLLSPKPSEAPELDEDEGFGDWSQKPEQRRQHWGAGETTDGGAPPRGASPEGEQEEDRPLQYTFGSQGGDELTPAGVCLEELHLSPDSEPQEGPGTEDTEPKGPEGPAQGSPGLAETKEADEQHQRCQQRRAPSPLVLEETEPGSPPLSPSTKLSDRTESLNRSIQKSNSVKRSQPALPVSTIDERLEQYTQAIETSGRTPKLARQPSIELPSMAVASTKSRWETGEVQAQSSAKSPSCKDIVAGDMSKRSLWEQKGGPKASAALKSTPSAKRYKFVATGHGKYEKVLVDEGSAP, encoded by the exons ATGGCGGCAGCTCCCAGCCACCCCGGCTCTGAGGAGCACCAGGAACTGCTGGTGGAAGAAGGCACAGG GCTCGCCACTCAGTGGAgcgtggaagaggaggaggatggcgCCCGGGGGCGGCGCCAGCAGGAGAGGGGCTGGCAGCTTCCGGCCCAGGATGAGGACGAAGGAGGCCAGTCCCTGGTGCAGCTGGAGCAGGAGAAGCT CCTCAGCCCGAAGCCCTCGGAGGCCCCTGAACTGGACGAGGATGAGGGTTTCGGCGACTGGTCCCAGAAGCCAGAGCAGCGGCGGCAGCATTGGGGGGCTGGGGAGACCACGGACGGTGGGGCCCCCCCTCGGGGTGCGAGCCCggagggggagcaggaggaggacaG GCCCCTCCAGTACACCTTTGGGAGCCAGGGTGGCGACGAGCTGACCCCAGCTGGGGTCTGTCTGGAGGAGCTGCATCTGAGCCCTGACTCAGAGCCCCAGGAGGGGCCAGGAACAGAGGACACAGAGCCCAAAGGCCCCGAGGGACCCGCCCAGGGCAGCCCAGGGCTGGCAGAGACCAAGGAGGCAGATGAACAG CACCAGAGATGCCAGCAGCGCAGGGCACCCAGCCCCTTGGTCTTGGAGGAGACGGAACCGGGCTCGCCTCCCCTGAGCCCCAGCACCAAA CTCAGCGACAGAACCGAGTCCCTGAACCGCTCCATTCAGAAGAG taACAGTGTGAAGAGGTCCCAGCCAGCCCTGCCCGTCTCCACGATTGACGAGCGGCTGGAGCAGTACACCCAGGCCATCGAG ACCTCTGGCCGGACCCCGAAGCTAGCCCGCCAGCCATCCATCGAGCTGCCCAGCATGGCCGTGGCAAGCACCAAGAGCCGCTGGGAGACGGGAGAGGTGCAGGCTCAGTCCTCCGCCAAGTCCCCTTCCTGCAAG GATATTGTAGCTGGAGACATGAGTAAGAGGAGCCTCTGGGAGCAGAAGGGAGGCCCCAAGGCTTCGGCGGCGCTTAAG AGCACCCCGTCTGCGAAGAGGTACAAGTTTGTGGCCACTGGACACGGGAAGTACGAGAAAGTGCTCGTGGACGAGGGCTCAGCGCCCTAG
- the LSP1 gene encoding lymphocyte-specific protein 1 isoform X3, protein MSSSALLRRNSSKQGLESLLRLATQWSVEEEEDGARGRRQQERGWQLPAQDEDEGGQSLVQLEQEKLLSPKPSEAPELDEDEGFGDWSQKPEQRRQHWGAGETTDGGAPPRGASPEGEQEEDRPLQYTFGSQGGDELTPAGVCLEELHLSPDSEPQEGPGTEDTEPKGPEGPAQGSPGLAETKEADEQHQRCQQRRAPSPLVLEETEPGSPPLSPSTKLSDRTESLNRSIQKSNSVKRSQPALPVSTIDERLEQYTQAIETSGRTPKLARQPSIELPSMAVASTKSRWETGEVQAQSSAKSPSCKDIVAGDMSKRSLWEQKGGPKASAALKSTPSAKRYKFVATGHGKYEKVLVDEGSAP, encoded by the exons ATGAGCAGCTCTGCGCTCCTGAGAAGGAATTCTAGCAAACAGGGCCTGGAGAGCCTCCTGAG GCTCGCCACTCAGTGGAgcgtggaagaggaggaggatggcgCCCGGGGGCGGCGCCAGCAGGAGAGGGGCTGGCAGCTTCCGGCCCAGGATGAGGACGAAGGAGGCCAGTCCCTGGTGCAGCTGGAGCAGGAGAAGCT CCTCAGCCCGAAGCCCTCGGAGGCCCCTGAACTGGACGAGGATGAGGGTTTCGGCGACTGGTCCCAGAAGCCAGAGCAGCGGCGGCAGCATTGGGGGGCTGGGGAGACCACGGACGGTGGGGCCCCCCCTCGGGGTGCGAGCCCggagggggagcaggaggaggacaG GCCCCTCCAGTACACCTTTGGGAGCCAGGGTGGCGACGAGCTGACCCCAGCTGGGGTCTGTCTGGAGGAGCTGCATCTGAGCCCTGACTCAGAGCCCCAGGAGGGGCCAGGAACAGAGGACACAGAGCCCAAAGGCCCCGAGGGACCCGCCCAGGGCAGCCCAGGGCTGGCAGAGACCAAGGAGGCAGATGAACAG CACCAGAGATGCCAGCAGCGCAGGGCACCCAGCCCCTTGGTCTTGGAGGAGACGGAACCGGGCTCGCCTCCCCTGAGCCCCAGCACCAAA CTCAGCGACAGAACCGAGTCCCTGAACCGCTCCATTCAGAAGAG taACAGTGTGAAGAGGTCCCAGCCAGCCCTGCCCGTCTCCACGATTGACGAGCGGCTGGAGCAGTACACCCAGGCCATCGAG ACCTCTGGCCGGACCCCGAAGCTAGCCCGCCAGCCATCCATCGAGCTGCCCAGCATGGCCGTGGCAAGCACCAAGAGCCGCTGGGAGACGGGAGAGGTGCAGGCTCAGTCCTCCGCCAAGTCCCCTTCCTGCAAG GATATTGTAGCTGGAGACATGAGTAAGAGGAGCCTCTGGGAGCAGAAGGGAGGCCCCAAGGCTTCGGCGGCGCTTAAG AGCACCCCGTCTGCGAAGAGGTACAAGTTTGTGGCCACTGGACACGGGAAGTACGAGAAAGTGCTCGTGGACGAGGGCTCAGCGCCCTAG
- the LSP1 gene encoding lymphocyte-specific protein 1 isoform X4, whose product MRLELVLCGQPPGPVPRRLATQWSVEEEEDGARGRRQQERGWQLPAQDEDEGGQSLVQLEQEKLLSPKPSEAPELDEDEGFGDWSQKPEQRRQHWGAGETTDGGAPPRGASPEGEQEEDRPLQYTFGSQGGDELTPAGVCLEELHLSPDSEPQEGPGTEDTEPKGPEGPAQGSPGLAETKEADEQHQRCQQRRAPSPLVLEETEPGSPPLSPSTKLSDRTESLNRSIQKSNSVKRSQPALPVSTIDERLEQYTQAIETSGRTPKLARQPSIELPSMAVASTKSRWETGEVQAQSSAKSPSCKDIVAGDMSKRSLWEQKGGPKASAALKSTPSAKRYKFVATGHGKYEKVLVDEGSAP is encoded by the exons ATGCGGCTGGAGCTGGTGCTGTGCGGTCAGCCCCCGGGTCCCGTCCCCCGGAG GCTCGCCACTCAGTGGAgcgtggaagaggaggaggatggcgCCCGGGGGCGGCGCCAGCAGGAGAGGGGCTGGCAGCTTCCGGCCCAGGATGAGGACGAAGGAGGCCAGTCCCTGGTGCAGCTGGAGCAGGAGAAGCT CCTCAGCCCGAAGCCCTCGGAGGCCCCTGAACTGGACGAGGATGAGGGTTTCGGCGACTGGTCCCAGAAGCCAGAGCAGCGGCGGCAGCATTGGGGGGCTGGGGAGACCACGGACGGTGGGGCCCCCCCTCGGGGTGCGAGCCCggagggggagcaggaggaggacaG GCCCCTCCAGTACACCTTTGGGAGCCAGGGTGGCGACGAGCTGACCCCAGCTGGGGTCTGTCTGGAGGAGCTGCATCTGAGCCCTGACTCAGAGCCCCAGGAGGGGCCAGGAACAGAGGACACAGAGCCCAAAGGCCCCGAGGGACCCGCCCAGGGCAGCCCAGGGCTGGCAGAGACCAAGGAGGCAGATGAACAG CACCAGAGATGCCAGCAGCGCAGGGCACCCAGCCCCTTGGTCTTGGAGGAGACGGAACCGGGCTCGCCTCCCCTGAGCCCCAGCACCAAA CTCAGCGACAGAACCGAGTCCCTGAACCGCTCCATTCAGAAGAG taACAGTGTGAAGAGGTCCCAGCCAGCCCTGCCCGTCTCCACGATTGACGAGCGGCTGGAGCAGTACACCCAGGCCATCGAG ACCTCTGGCCGGACCCCGAAGCTAGCCCGCCAGCCATCCATCGAGCTGCCCAGCATGGCCGTGGCAAGCACCAAGAGCCGCTGGGAGACGGGAGAGGTGCAGGCTCAGTCCTCCGCCAAGTCCCCTTCCTGCAAG GATATTGTAGCTGGAGACATGAGTAAGAGGAGCCTCTGGGAGCAGAAGGGAGGCCCCAAGGCTTCGGCGGCGCTTAAG AGCACCCCGTCTGCGAAGAGGTACAAGTTTGTGGCCACTGGACACGGGAAGTACGAGAAAGTGCTCGTGGACGAGGGCTCAGCGCCCTAG